One part of the Cyanobacterium stanieri LEGE 03274 genome encodes these proteins:
- a CDS encoding peroxiredoxin: MALQLGDTVPNFTQASSEGEINFYDWAGDSWVVLFSHPADYTPVCTTELGTVASLQSEFQKRNVKTIALSVDDVESHKGWIGDINETQNTTVNYPILADGDRTVADLYGMIHPNSLNNLTVRSVFIIDPNKKLRLTITYPASTGRNFDEILRVIDSLQLTDYHQVATPANWQDGDDCVVVPSIPTEEAKQKFPKGVTEIKPYLRMTPQPNK, from the coding sequence ATGGCATTACAATTAGGGGATACTGTTCCTAACTTTACTCAAGCCTCTAGCGAGGGAGAGATTAACTTTTATGATTGGGCTGGAGATAGTTGGGTAGTTCTTTTTTCTCACCCTGCGGATTATACCCCCGTATGCACCACCGAATTAGGTACTGTTGCAAGTTTACAATCTGAATTTCAAAAACGCAATGTCAAAACCATTGCCCTTAGTGTGGATGATGTAGAATCCCATAAGGGTTGGATTGGTGATATTAATGAAACTCAAAATACCACCGTTAATTATCCTATTTTGGCTGATGGCGATCGCACCGTAGCCGATTTATACGGTATGATTCACCCCAACTCTTTAAATAACCTAACCGTTAGAAGTGTATTCATCATCGATCCTAACAAAAAATTAAGACTAACCATCACTTATCCTGCTAGTACAGGTCGTAACTTTGATGAAATCTTAAGGGTAATCGACTCCCTACAATTAACCGATTATCACCAAGTAGCAACCCCCGCTAACTGGCAAGACGGAGATGATTGCGTAGTAGTACCCTCTATCCCCACCGAGGAAGCAAAACAGAAGTTTCCCAAAGGTGTAACCGAAATCAAACCCTATTTACGCATGACACCCCAACCCAACAAATAA
- the psbU gene encoding photosystem II complex extrinsic protein PsbU produces the protein MKLWQRISAYFSVLVVGCVMLFAQPAQAYTFNDISQLSPRIVAVEGDRRNVADDLLTTEFGQKIDVNNSDIRDFRELRGFYPKLASIIIQNAPYEQVEDVLTIPGLSERQKERLQANLDRFSATPPAAVFNEGDERYNAGVY, from the coding sequence ATGAAATTATGGCAACGTATTAGCGCATATTTTAGCGTCCTTGTGGTTGGTTGTGTAATGCTATTTGCTCAACCTGCTCAGGCATATACTTTTAATGACATTAGTCAATTAAGCCCCCGTATTGTGGCGGTAGAGGGCGATCGTCGTAATGTGGCTGATGATTTATTAACCACTGAATTTGGTCAAAAAATTGATGTTAATAACAGCGACATCCGTGATTTCCGTGAGTTAAGAGGATTTTATCCTAAACTAGCGAGTATCATCATTCAAAATGCCCCTTACGAACAGGTAGAAGATGTTTTAACCATCCCTGGCTTAAGTGAGAGACAAAAAGAAAGATTACAAGCTAACCTTGATAGATTTAGTGCTACCCCTCCTGCGGCAGTATTTAACGAAGGTGACGAGCGTTATAACGCAGGGGTTTATTAA